The window GCAGTCCATATGCGGGAATCAGTACGCAGTATAAAAACGCAGCAGCGGTTATTCCCAGCGCGAAAACATCCAGTACAAGTAAGAGTGGAATTCGATTTTTACGAATTTGATAGTACATATAGATACAAGCAATCAGCATACCTAATGCAATCTCCGTGCCCGAGCCAGACACCATAAGCAGCTTCAACGGATTGTTCCACAATAGGGATGGCTGCGTCACAATGACCCCTAGCTTCCAGGTCAACAAAACGATAACGGCACCGTTAAAAATAAGATCCTCAATAGGCTTGGCAGTTACGGTATGGGTATGATTCAACAAACGCTGCGATACCCTGCGGATTAACCATAGTCCCAAAGCACACGCCAGCAGCAGCGCTAGTAATCTTCCTTGCAGTTGAAACGGTCCAATCTGTAACACATCAGGCATAGATAACGCCAGCCTCTCTCTTTCGACTATCTTTATCGTAGTCAAAGTAAGAGTCAACTGCAACTATTAAAGTTCCAAAAATTGAAACGCGAATGAGGATTCCTTTGCTTTCGACATTAAAATCCACTATTTCCCGGGAAATTTGTAGAAGTGGTGTATTCTTCGTCTAAATAACACGAAGAAGCTCCCCACAAGGAGGAGCTTCTTGATAAAACAGATCGGCTAGACGCAACTCTACTATTTCTCAACGAATGGAAACAGCAGCTTTTGGTTTTCTCTGGTGTACATATTTTCTTTTGTGATAACCTCCGAGCCAGTATCTATGGATGCTTTAACTTTTTCTCCATTATAAACCTGAAGCGCTGTTTTCACCGCTAAATATCCCATGTTAAAAGGTTTTTGCACAATGGTTGCTTGCAGGATCCCCGCTTCCAGAAAAGCTATTTCATTCATCGAGCTGTCGAAGCCGACCAGCTTAATGCTATGCTCAGGATCAAGCTCTTTCAACGCCCGCGCAGCCCCTATCGTAGAAACTTCATTCAATCCGAAAATGCCGCGAATATCCGAATGTTCGGCAAGGAGCTTTTTCGTTTGTTCATATGCCTTGTCCTCATAACCGTTACTATATAATGTGTCTAAAATCTGTACAGAAGGATCATTCTTCAAGTTGTCTCGCACCCCGTTTTCCCTATCTAACTGGGTCGTGGAAGTTTTAACAAAGCTGACGATCGCATACTTAGCAGGTCCCTGAACGTAGCGTCTCATCGTTTCCACTGCTTTGCGCCCTGCTTCATAGTTATCCGTTGCAATGAAACTGGTTGAAATGCCGCCTTCAAGACCGGAATCCACAGTAATTAGCGTAATGCCGGAGCTGATTATTCTTTGAGCAACAGGCACCAACCGGTTATAATCCGTTGCCGCCAAAATGATGGCTTTCGGCTTCAATGCGATCGCCTCTTCCACCAACTTTATCTGCTCGTCGATGTCTGATTCGGACGGCGTACCCATCACTTTCACCTCTGTATTGTACTCTTTGGCCGCCGCAGTCACTCCTTGATTCAAAACCCGCCAAAATTCCACATGAGGGTCAATCGTCTTGGGAATGAGGATAATCGACCTGTCCTTTGCCTCCATGCCTTTTGACACGATGAGATACGCAGTCGTCATGAGCAGGACGATTATGATTGCAATCGCTACGTAGCTTGCTCTAATTTTCAACCTCACACCTCATTCTCACTATCGTTATGGATTGGGGGTATTGCCGGAATACGTACGGTTACCGTCGTGCCCTCTTCCAGCTCACTCTCAAATTGCAATCCGTACAGCTCCCCGAAATAAAGCTGGATGCGGTGATTCACGTTGTGCAAGCCGAAACCTTTGCCTGACTCCGTTTGACGTGTCTTGAGCATCAACGTTTTCAATTTCTCCTCGCTCATTCCCACACCGTTATCCATGACCTTGAGCTCAATATCTCCTTCGATCCTACGTCCCGTGATTCGTATATGACCGCGGTCCGGTAGATGCTTCATTCCATGGTAGATGGCATTTTCAACCAAGGGCTGCAAAATTATTTTCAATATTCGACAGCTGAGAATGTCCGATTCCACTTCGACTGCGTACGTAAATTTATTCCGATAACGGATGTTCTGAATCGTCAAATAGTTCTGAATGTGTTCCAGCTCAACCGCAATTGGAATGAGTTCTTCCCCTTTGCTAATGCTCGAACGAAGCAGTTTGGACAAGGCCGAAGTCATTGTAACCACTTCATCCACTTTGCCCATTTCGGCCATCCAAATGATAGAATCCAGTGTATTGTACAGAAAATGGGGCTGAATCTGCGCCTGCAGCGCCTTCAGCTCACTGATTCGTTTGACTTCCTGATCTTTCAAAGTTTGGTTCATGAGCTCTTTGATTTTGCTGATCATTAGATTGAAGGTACGTGATAGTTTACTGATCTCATTCGCACCCTCTACATCGACGCGAATGTCGAAGTTGCCTTTTTCCACCTGCTTCATATGCACTTCCAGTTGTTTAATCGGCTTGGTTAGAGTGACCGATAGCAAAATGGAAATCGCTAAGGCAATGATTAACGAGATGCCTCCCCACATCGCAGAAGTTAGCTGCATGTCCTTCTTATTTCCGCTTAGATCCCCAGCGTAGGTAACCCCAACAATTTTCCAGCCAAATTTCGTTGTACGGACGGTGTAGATTTTGCTTTGCTCTTTTTCTTGCGTATGGAAGGTGCTGTCCTTTGCCTGCAAAAGAGTAGGAATATCCTCTGATTTCAGCCCTGAGTAGATAAGCTGCTGCTGCGGATGATAAATCAGATCGCCTGCTTGGTCGAGTATGAACACATACCCTCTTTGCCCCAGTTGAATTTGGTTGCATAGATCATTAATGACGTTATAATTCAGATCGACCAATAGAACACCGCTTGCCGCTCCAGGCAACGGATTTGGCATTTGTTTACTGATCGATACGACCCATTTGTACTCATCCTTATATATGTGTTGAATGTGTGAGGGAGAAATGGCCACGTCGTCATTGTTTCTACTAGCCTTGCTGTACCATTCTTGCGTAATTAACTCGGCATATGATTTGAAATTTGCATCCATGCGTTCCGATACGACGGCACCATTGGAGCCCGCAAATACGATGGAAGCGATATCATTCCGTGAAGCAACAATGGCATGAAAATAACTGCTGATCTGACTCGCTAGCTGCACCCCCTCTGTTCCCTCCGGGTTTTTCAACGCCAAGTATCGTTTCAGATCGGCATTGCTCAGGGATAGAGCAGATATACTCTCCATGTTGCCGATGTAAGTTTGGATATTTTTGTTTACTTGCTCGATAAGCTGCTTGGTATATTCCAATGAAGTATCCGTAACGGCCACCGTAGAGAGGCGGTAAGCGCTGTAGCTTAGGATGATGGTTGTGCAAAGAATTAAGCATGAAAACGCCAGGGCAATCTTCGTATGGATGCTTTTGAATTGAATAGGACGCCGCCAACTTCTCATAGGCTCATCTGACCTTTGTGCGCTGCTCGGAATTCTTTGGGGGTCATGCCTGTATTTCTTTTGAAAATAACGCTGAAATATTGTGGGTCACTGTAGCCAACCTTAGCAGCCAACTCATAGGTTTTCAGCTGCGAAGCAGCGAGCATTTCTTTGGCTTTATCCAAACGGTATCGGGTCACGTACTCGACGAAAGTCTCGCCGGTATGCGGTTTGAACAAAGCGCTGAAGTAGCTCATGCTCATATAAATATGATTGCACACCTGCTGAAGCGAGAGCTGTTCGTCCGCATAATGTGCATGAATGTAGGCGACCGCGGCTTCCATCTGAGCTTGAGACACCGTGGTTCGTTTCTCAGCCAGCAAGTCCACGAGCGCTAGACAAATTCCCTCTAGCCAGAGCCGCACATCATCTAAGGTTTTCCTGGCATATAACTCCATGAAAGAATGATCGCCGAGCACCGCAGCTTCTTCGAAACCGGTCTCCACCAACACGTTCATTAAAGCGACGAGCAGTTTATTCAGTTTTCCGTAGCATTTATCCATCGAGCAGGTGCCCTTCTTCATTTCATTGATCCAATCCTGCAGCGTAAGCGTTACGATCATCTTTTCACCTGTTTTAATAGCGGAAATCACTATCTTCTCCATATGGATGTAACTCAGATTGTCCTGGCTGCTCCCAAATTCCATATCCCCAATTGAAATGATTCGGTTCTTCCCAAGCAAAAAGCGGTAATCCAGCGCAGAAAGTGCTTCTTGAAATGCTTTTGGCAGGTCTGGCAGATCGCTGCAAGTGCGCCCAATTCCCATCGTTACCGTCATGCTCAAATATTTCTCGATGCTGTACCTTACATGTTCGGCAAGCGTTTGACAGGTCAATTCGATCCTTTCCGGATCGCCAGAGAGCAGTGCGACAAGCTTATCATCACGCGTTCGAAATACGATGCCACCTTGCTCCTTCTCCATGATTTCATGAAAAATGTTGTAGGCCGCAAAGCGTAACAGCTCCTCCTCAGCTACTTGGTCATTGTAGAACTCACGGTGAAACTCATCAATATCAAGAGCAAGTACCGTAAAACTAGGACCTCTCATAGAAAGTCCAAACATCTGGAACTTGCGATCAATTTCATCTCTTCTCATGCAGGAAGTAACTAACCGTTCAAGAAATCGCTCTCGAAGAAGCGGCATGCTCTCGTTAAACTGATGACGGAGAAAGGTGACATCTTCCCTCTGTATACGCTCTTCATCCAGTTCTAACCTTAACTTATGAAGAAATTCGGTAAACTCTACGGAGTTGATCGGTTTCAGCAAATAATCTTTGACCTTGAGTTTGATCGCCTGCTTCGCATAATCGAAATCCTCGTAACCGGTTACAATAATAACTTTAACATCCCGGTAATTCGCGGCAATTAGCTCTGTCAGTTGAAGGCCGTCCATGAACGGCATGCAAATATCTGTAATAACGGCATCAGGCTGCAGAGTCTCCAGCGCCTCATAGGCATCTCTGCCATTATCGAAATCTCCAACCAGTTGGAAGCCGCAGGCCTCCCAATTCGTCTTCCGCTTGATGCCTTCTCTGACTTCATCTTCATCGTCTATCATGATGATTTTGTACATTATGGGTCACCTCTGGCGAAATCGAATTAAGCTCTATGTGTATTGTACACAGCAGGTTCATAAAATAACAATAGAGGCTGCCCATAATGGCACAGCCTCTTTTTTCCTATTCGTAGAGCAGCGGCTTGATGTCAGCAGCATCAATGTTCGTTTTGTCGTACCAGTGGAAGCCTGTATCGATCGATTTAGGAACAGTCTCACCTTTAATCGATTGGACCGCTGCTTTCACTGACCAGTAGCCGATGCCGATCGGATCTTGTGTAATGGCACCAGCCATCTTGCCGCTCCGGATCGCATCCATTTGCTGCTTGCCGGAATCGTAGCCGACGACGGTGATTTTGCCGTCTTTTTTCAGCTCTGTCACGGCATTGATAACACCGATTGCGGATCCCTCGTTTGCGCCGAAGAAGCCTTTAATACTCGGATGAGCTTGGATAATTGCTTTGGCCAAATCTGTGGACTTGAGTTGATCACCTCCGCCGTACTGCGTATCAACAATTTTGATTTTCGGATATTTCTCTTTAATCCGATTCGTGAAGCCATCCCGGCGATCAATGCCCGTACGGCTCGTTTGGTCATGTACGACAAGGGCGATCTCACCCTCGTTTCCGATGAGCGCTGCCATTTTGTCTGCTGCCAACGCGGCGGCAGCTTTGTTATCGGTGGCGGCCGTCGTCACCGGAATGTCGCTGTCGACTCCGGAGTCAAAGCCGATGACGGGGATTTTGCCTGCTTTTGCCTTCTCTAACAGTGGAGTAGCAGCTTTGCTGTCCAACGCGGCGAAAGCGATGGCTGCTGGCTTTTTGCCTAGTGCTGCCTGCAGCATTTCAATTTGCTTATCCACTTGTGTCTCCGTTTCCGGACCTTCAAAGGTAATTTCTACATTAAATTCTTTGGCGGCTTTCTCAGCCCCTTGTTTGACAGCTTGCCAGAATTGGTGCTGGAAGCCTTTTGAGATGACCGGAATATAAATTTTATCCGATTTGGCCGCCGCTGGCGCCGCTGTTGATGCTGCTGGCGCAGCCGTTGTCGCCGCTGTTTTCGTATCTGTCGTTTTGGAACCGCATGCCCCTAAAACCATCGTCGTTACCAATAAAAGGGATGAAACTACCGCAAATCTCTTATTCCGTGTATGCAATCTTGATCTCCCCTTACGTTTAATTTGTTGTATGTGACTCCGACTTGGAGTGAATACCGACTTTATTTTTTTCGACGTCGCATCATATCAGCGTAGACCGCTAGTACAACGACAACACCTACAATAACCGTCTGCCATTCTTGTTTAACAGATAAGATACGCAGCCCGTTCGTGAGTACGCTCATGATAAGGGCACCGATGACGGTTCCGAGAATGGATCCTTTGCCTCCGCTTAAAGAAGTGCCGCCGATGACCACTGCAGCGATCGCTTCCAACTCATAGCCAGAGCCGAGCGCGGGCTGAGCGGAATTGAGGCGGGAGGCCATCATAATGCCGGCGATACCGCTGAACACGCCAGTCAACGAGTAGATGACAATTTTCCAATAGTCTACATTAACGCCAGAAAGCCTCGTTGATTCTTCATTGCTTCCTAGGGCAAAGTTATAGCGTCCAATGATCGTCCTCGATAAAATAATGCTGGCAATGATGGCAGCGCCGAAGAAGACGAGAATGGCGTTCGGAATTTCGAAGCCAGGAATGATTGAATTAAGAATGGACCCCATCGAAATCTGCGAGAATGCCGGCGTATCGTTAAAATAGATCGGCTTCGTCCCAGAGATGACGAGAGAAAGTCCTTTGGTCACCATCATCATAGCTAGTGTTGCAATGAATGGCGGAATTTTCATCTTCGCAACGAGAAGCCCGCTGATGAGACCGCAAATGGCTCCGGTGGCAATGCCCCCGATAATACCAAGCGGCATTGGTAAATCCCAGGTTGTGATAATAACTCCCGCCATCACCGACGAGAATGTCATCACGGTTCCAACGGACAGATCAATACCAGAAGTGATGATAACGAACGTTGAACCTAGAGCAAGCACGCCGATAACGGCTGTTGAGAGCATAATAGCTACAAAGTTATTGAATTGAAAGAAATTACTGGAAGACAACGAGAAGATGATAACTAGCATAATCAAGCTGGCGAATGCAAGCAGCTTCTGTGCAGCGCCATTTTGACTCGACATCGTGGGCACTATTTTTTTACGTACAAGCCATGTTGACATCATGATTCCTCCTAAGACATCCGCTAACTGATTCGCATCGTGGCATATTTCATAATCGCTTCCTGGGTGGCGTCCTGCTGACGCAGCTCGCCGGTAATTCGCCCTTCGCACATGACCATGATGCGATGGCTCATGCGTAATATTTCGGGCAGTTCGGATGATATCATAATGATCGATTTCCCCTGTGCGGCTAGCTCATCCAGCAGCTTATAAATCTCCGTCTTCGCGCCAACATCGATACCTCGCGTGGGCTCATCGAAGATGAGAATATCGCAGTCCCGCAGCAGCCATTTACCGATAACGACCTTCTGTTGATTGCCGCCTGAAAGAAATTTAACTTGCTGATGAATGCTCGGCGTCTTAATTTGAAGCGCTTCCACATAGTGGGAGGCTGACTGTTCAATTTTGCCGTCATGCATCCACCCGAACAGACGTCTCGCTTTGCGGTAAGAGGCAACGGCGATATTCGTCTTCACGTCCATATCCACCATGAGCCCATAACGTTTACGATCCTCGGATAAATAACCGATTCCATGCTTCACGGCATCATGCGGGGCTTTGATCTGGACCTTATGCCCGTGGATGCGTATGTCGCCTGAGTCAATTGCATCTGCGCCGAAAATGGCCCTCGCCACTTCGGTACGACCGGCTCCCATAAGACCTGCGAAGCCAAGAATCTCACCTTTTGCCAAATGAAAGGAGACGTCTTTCACCGAAGAACCGCGGTTCAAATTCGTAACTTCGAACACTCTTGTCTCTGAAGCCTCGACGGCAATCTGCTGCGTACTGACATAGAGTTCGCGACCAACCATCATCGCAATGATCTGATCGATGGTCGTATCTTTCGTCTGTACCGTATCGATATAACGACCGTCACGCATGACGGTGATGCGATCGGTAATTCGCTTCAACTCTTCCATCCGGTGGGAAATATAGACGATGCCCACCCCACGCCCACGCAGCTGTTCAATGATCCGAAACAGCTCTTCGATTTCCGCGTTAGTGAGTGCCGCCGTTGGCTCATCCATGATGAGCACTTCGGATTGAAACGACAAAGCCTTAGCAATTTCCACCATTTGCTGCTTGGCCACTGTTAGCTCCGACACCTTCGTCCGCGGATCGAGCTGGAGATTCATTTCGCTCAGCAGTTGCTGTGCCTGATCGTTCAGCTTCCTATCATCGACGAACAGCTTGATTCCCTTCCTCGGCTCGCGCCCAATAAATATATTTTGGGCTATCGTCAAGTCCGGCATTAAGTTTAGCTCTTGATGAATCATCGAGATGCCAAGCTGCTGAGCTGCTCTCGTATTGGGAATGTTCACTTCCTTGCCTTTTAGGATGATTCTGCCTTCATCTTTCTGGTAGACACCCGTGGCGATTTTCATTAACGTGGATTTTCCGGCGCCGTTCTCGCCAACAAGCGCATGCACTTCACCGGCTGCCAACTCCAGACGACATTGATGGAGGGCGTGCACACCAGGAAAATGCTTCTCAATTCCTTCCATCCGGACTAGAGCTTCACTCATGACCTCACCTCGTATTTCGTTTTAACATTTCGTGCTTATGTGCTTATTCTATCTGCAATTGGCCGAAATAAGAGTGGATAAATCTCTTCAAAAAAGTTGAAAATCTTATGATTTTGAAAACCATAAACGATCAGAAACAAAAAAGCTTGTTCCAAATAGTGTTGTATTTTGTGCAACACTATGCAGCCAAATCCGTGTGATACCCGCTAACCTCCCCACCCTCTCTAACCCTCTAGGCCCATGGTACACAAAAAAGCCCCTCACAAGGAGGGGCATCTCAATAAAGCACTGTTCGTTACTCGGCTTCTTTAACGTTTAATTTCTCTTTCAGCAGATTCAACTGCTCATCAACTTTCGCTTGTTTTGCAACATCAACGGGTGTGTAGCTGCCTACTGAACCAGCTGGTACGTAAGGCTTGCGGGCGATTTCCGCTTCAACTTCCAGTTGGATAATTTTCTCTTCCATACGTTGGAAGCCGCGGGATGCGTTACCGCTCTCGATGACGCCATTGTAGGATACTTGTGCCATTTGTTTTTTGGCTTTAGCCAGTTGAGCGCGGGACACAAGCTCGTTACGTTTGTTACGCAGTTTGTAGAACTCGTCTTTCATTTCGTGCAACTGCTGTGTTAGCTCATCAGCATGTGCTTTGGAAGCGGCATATAGATCTGTGAGCTCAACAATTTTATCTTCGTGATACAATTTTTCTTCAACAGCTTGGCGAGCGATAGCCTCTTGGCCATTTTTGATTGCTGCGGAAGCCTTAGCTTCACGGTCAGCCACGAGACGAACGGACTCTTCCAAACGCTGCTTCAGCTTGCGCTCATTGGCGATTTGTCTAGCAACGGTAACTTCAGCTTGCGCGATTTCTTGCTCCATATCCCGCAAATATTGATTCAACATAACGATCGGATCCTCAATTTTATCCAATACCTCGTGAATGGATGCTTTTGTCATATCTTTCATTCTTGTAAATACTCCCATGGTTTACACGTCTCCTTTTTTAATATCAATTGGTTGTTGTTCGAAGCGAGCGACTTTGGCTTTCAATTCTTCTACTTCTCTTTGCAGAGCTTTCTTTTCGATGTCTTTCATCATCTCATCGATGTTGTTGGTTTTCCCTGCGTCGTATGGAGCATTGTAGCCCGTATGTTGTGGCGCATGGGTTGGGTGCGGCTTGTGAGCGTTCCAAGCCCCGCCATTATAGCCTTGACGGCCATATGAGCTGGCATAGGGATCAAATGGAGGCTGATCGTACCCAGGTTCCTTCGGAATGACAAGTGCAGCTACAAAGTAGATGAAAATGACCGTTCCACCGGTGAAGATTGTGGTGATAACCACTAACAAACGTAATAGCGTTGCATCTACATTCATGGCCTCGGCGAGTCCGCCGCATAGGCCAGTAACTTTCTTATCTCTTCGTGAGCGATATAATTTGCTCATGATTATTTGGCTCCCTCCTGCTGCAGTCTGTTTCTAAGAGCTTCCATTTCAGCATCTACTGCCGGGTTGCCCCCGCTGTAGTAGCTTTCGCGCCCCATTCGTCTTACATCGCGGAGCGTTCTGGCATGAAGCTCCATATCGGATACGCGCTCTTCCAAGCGACCGAACATCCGTGGTGTTGCATCCTGCGCCACACTGCTGCGAGCGTGTAGTCTTTGCTGCAACCGAGCGGACTCCATTCGCGCTAAGTAGTAGCTGCGTTTGTCTGCCACTTCTTTGTAATCGGCTTTGAACTGCTGCAGCTCTTCATCCAGATCAAGGATGGACTGCTTCGCTTGCTCGTACAATTCATGATACTGCTCGCTTTTCTCTTCGGCTTGCAGCTTCTCTTGAAGCACGATCCTTGCCATATGTTCTTCGCCGGCCTTCAGAGCAAGCAGCGCTTGATGCTCGCGCTTCTCTTTGGTTTCCAGCGCCGTCAGATATTGCTGACGGAGGGACGCTGCATGGCTGACGCATTGCTGATACAGTCTCTCGGACTGTTGAAGCTGCTCACGCTGCGCTGCTAAGTACTGGTCAATCAAGCGGACCGGGTCTTCCGATCGCTCCAGATGTTCATTCAGTGTTGCTACGGTAATGTCTCTCATTCGCCTAAATAGGCTCATCTCTCATACCACCTTTTTCACTCTCTGTATTCGTTTCATTCCATTACGCGGTTCTACGTGTCAACATCGAAATTCCGTAACCAATCAACCCAATCGCCAGAAGAATAATAACCCAGCCTGCTAATTTACTAATCAGGATGATACCGCCGATTCCAGCGATTACCCACCCGATTTTACTGCCGTTCTGTATGCCTACATAACCAAGGCCAACCATTCCTATTGGAATCAAGTATCCCATCACCGAGCCAATAAAGGGTCCCATGTGAATGCCAAGCTTATTTAACAGAATCAGTGCACCGAATGCGATTAGCAGAGCGGCTAAGCCCGTATTTCTTTTCATCGTTTCGTCACCGCCTTTCGTTGTTTGCTGTGTTGTTTGCTGTGCTCTTGTTCATGTCTTTATTTTAGGTAAAAACGAAGCTTTCCAAAACGGACTAACGACGGTATTTGTTCCTAGACCTTAGTCGGGGCGCATCTAAGACCTGTGTCAGTCAAAAACAGTGTTTATACGACAGACATATTGGTTAAATACTTAACAAACTTGGTAACCCGCGCTTTTATCCTGGGAAAAGGAAGGTTTTACTTATATGAAACAACGATTACAAACGTTAACTATACGCATCCTGTTATCCGCTTTATTCCTTCTATTACTCCCTACCTATGCTTGGGAAGCAACGGCGATAGCGCCTGTTTCGAAATCATTTATGGCGGATATTCTTAGTAAAGAGCCACTGCCTATGGTAAAACTTTTTCGTACCATTCCTAAAAAAACATCCACAGCAAGTAATGAACCACTCTTTTCTTTTTCCGTTCTGAGCGACGTACATGTGGGTGCAGAAGACGAAGATTCACAAAAGCGCTTCCGTGTGGCTTTAGCCGATCATCGCCTCATTCGACCTGACAGCAAACTTATGGTACTCAATGGTGACCTCAGCAATGGTAACGAAGAGGATAATCGGAGTCTAGTCGGCATTATGAGCGAACAAACCTTACCTCCCGTTCATGCTACGATGGGTAATCATGAGTATTATGGGATGTGGCAAACGGAGAATGGCGGTCAGGATACCAGCAAGCTGAATCCGAAATGGACAAGCCAAAAAGCAATTGACCTATTCCATCAGATGTTTAACTATGAAAAGCCCTACCATAAGCTCGTCATGGAGGACTATCACTTTCTATTTCTTGGTGGTGAATTCTATCGCGATGTGGATCCTAACGTGAAAGAGGATGCCTATTTATCCACTGAACAACTTACTTGGTTTCAGGAAAAATTGAAGGCAGCTGCGGCTGCAGCGCCGGACAAGCCTATCTTCGTGTTTCTGCATCAACCACTCGTTCATACCGTGGACGGCTCGGATCAAGAGCTTGGGGTTGTACAGCATGAAGAGCTTAGGGCGATTGTGAATGCATATCCGAATATTGTGTTCTTCAGTGGACATACCCACTGGAATTTGGAGACGACTAAGCAGATAAAACAGTTGGAGTTCCTAGCCGTATCCAGCGCCTCAGTACAGGAAATATGGAATGCAAATAATGAGCCTGAAGGCAGCGCGGCTAGCCAGAGCATCGTTGTGGACGTTTATATGGACCGTATCGTGATTCAGGGGCGTGAGCATTCGGAGAAGAGGTGGATTGAGCCGGCATTTGTGAAGCGTTATGGGGGGAATAATAAAGGCATCCAAGCGATTATGGTCGGACAACGCAATAAAAGCTAAGTCTAGCCGAGAGGCAATCTTAGCTTTTTTGCACATCTAATTGAGAATAGATCGCCTATTAATTAATTATCACTTTTCCCATTGGATTTTTGCACCAATTAAGCAAAGTGGCACGATAAGTAATTCACTAAAGAAATCATATAATATCTTATAGTCAATTAATTTAAACATCTCTATTATGGTTCCAAAAAGATTAAAAAGGAAAATAATAATTCCTGTAATCAGAGCATCTCTTATTCGGGCCTGTTTTGAATTTAATGAAGCAGCATAACCTGCAGTAAGTGCAGATAAGTACCATACCGCCTCTTCCGTAATGAGATCAATTTCCTTAAATGTTTGCGTTTCAAAATCATTCATGTCATTAATCCCTACAAATAATAAGGCCAATAGAAGGGGAAATGCGAAAAGGCAGACTATATAGATGAATAAGCCTATAGAAATGGCTTTGATATTCGCATCTCTTATAAATATCATTTTTGTTCCACCTCTTCTTTTACAGCCCTTCCGGAACAGGAATACTCTGAATCTTATTTAGTTGGTTATAAGAAACGATAACCGTGCTTTTAATATCCCGCGGTTCACAATCATCAAGATCCATAATATCAAAAACAATCTCTAGTCGAACCGGAAGCG is drawn from Paenibacillus sp. V4I7 and contains these coding sequences:
- a CDS encoding substrate-binding domain-containing protein is translated as MRLKIRASYVAIAIIIVLLMTTAYLIVSKGMEAKDRSIILIPKTIDPHVEFWRVLNQGVTAAAKEYNTEVKVMGTPSESDIDEQIKLVEEAIALKPKAIILAATDYNRLVPVAQRIISSGITLITVDSGLEGGISTSFIATDNYEAGRKAVETMRRYVQGPAKYAIVSFVKTSTTQLDRENGVRDNLKNDPSVQILDTLYSNGYEDKAYEQTKKLLAEHSDIRGIFGLNEVSTIGAARALKELDPEHSIKLVGFDSSMNEIAFLEAGILQATIVQKPFNMGYLAVKTALQVYNGEKVKASIDTGSEVITKENMYTRENQKLLFPFVEK
- a CDS encoding sensor histidine kinase, whose product is MRSWRRPIQFKSIHTKIALAFSCLILCTTIILSYSAYRLSTVAVTDTSLEYTKQLIEQVNKNIQTYIGNMESISALSLSNADLKRYLALKNPEGTEGVQLASQISSYFHAIVASRNDIASIVFAGSNGAVVSERMDANFKSYAELITQEWYSKASRNNDDVAISPSHIQHIYKDEYKWVVSISKQMPNPLPGAASGVLLVDLNYNVINDLCNQIQLGQRGYVFILDQAGDLIYHPQQQLIYSGLKSEDIPTLLQAKDSTFHTQEKEQSKIYTVRTTKFGWKIVGVTYAGDLSGNKKDMQLTSAMWGGISLIIALAISILLSVTLTKPIKQLEVHMKQVEKGNFDIRVDVEGANEISKLSRTFNLMISKIKELMNQTLKDQEVKRISELKALQAQIQPHFLYNTLDSIIWMAEMGKVDEVVTMTSALSKLLRSSISKGEELIPIAVELEHIQNYLTIQNIRYRNKFTYAVEVESDILSCRILKIILQPLVENAIYHGMKHLPDRGHIRITGRRIEGDIELKVMDNGVGMSEEKLKTLMLKTRQTESGKGFGLHNVNHRIQLYFGELYGLQFESELEEGTTVTVRIPAIPPIHNDSENEV
- a CDS encoding response regulator, translating into MYKIIMIDDEDEVREGIKRKTNWEACGFQLVGDFDNGRDAYEALETLQPDAVITDICMPFMDGLQLTELIAANYRDVKVIIVTGYEDFDYAKQAIKLKVKDYLLKPINSVEFTEFLHKLRLELDEERIQREDVTFLRHQFNESMPLLRERFLERLVTSCMRRDEIDRKFQMFGLSMRGPSFTVLALDIDEFHREFYNDQVAEEELLRFAAYNIFHEIMEKEQGGIVFRTRDDKLVALLSGDPERIELTCQTLAEHVRYSIEKYLSMTVTMGIGRTCSDLPDLPKAFQEALSALDYRFLLGKNRIISIGDMEFGSSQDNLSYIHMEKIVISAIKTGEKMIVTLTLQDWINEMKKGTCSMDKCYGKLNKLLVALMNVLVETGFEEAAVLGDHSFMELYARKTLDDVRLWLEGICLALVDLLAEKRTTVSQAQMEAAVAYIHAHYADEQLSLQQVCNHIYMSMSYFSALFKPHTGETFVEYVTRYRLDKAKEMLAASQLKTYELAAKVGYSDPQYFSVIFKRNTGMTPKEFRAAHKGQMSL
- a CDS encoding ABC transporter substrate-binding protein; translation: MVLGACGSKTTDTKTAATTAAPAASTAAPAAAKSDKIYIPVISKGFQHQFWQAVKQGAEKAAKEFNVEITFEGPETETQVDKQIEMLQAALGKKPAAIAFAALDSKAATPLLEKAKAGKIPVIGFDSGVDSDIPVTTAATDNKAAAALAADKMAALIGNEGEIALVVHDQTSRTGIDRRDGFTNRIKEKYPKIKIVDTQYGGGDQLKSTDLAKAIIQAHPSIKGFFGANEGSAIGVINAVTELKKDGKITVVGYDSGKQQMDAIRSGKMAGAITQDPIGIGYWSVKAAVQSIKGETVPKSIDTGFHWYDKTNIDAADIKPLLYE
- a CDS encoding ABC transporter permease, whose product is MMSTWLVRKKIVPTMSSQNGAAQKLLAFASLIMLVIIFSLSSSNFFQFNNFVAIMLSTAVIGVLALGSTFVIITSGIDLSVGTVMTFSSVMAGVIITTWDLPMPLGIIGGIATGAICGLISGLLVAKMKIPPFIATLAMMMVTKGLSLVISGTKPIYFNDTPAFSQISMGSILNSIIPGFEIPNAILVFFGAAIIASIILSRTIIGRYNFALGSNEESTRLSGVNVDYWKIVIYSLTGVFSGIAGIMMASRLNSAQPALGSGYELEAIAAVVIGGTSLSGGKGSILGTVIGALIMSVLTNGLRILSVKQEWQTVIVGVVVVLAVYADMMRRRKK